A genomic region of uncultured Paludibaculum sp. contains the following coding sequences:
- the selB gene encoding selenocysteine-specific translation elongation factor — MKNIIVGTAGHIDHGKTTLVRALTGIDTDRLEEEKRRGITIDLGFAHLEHAGVRFGFVDVPGHERFVKNMLAGAGGIDMVLLVIGADESIKPQTREHFDICRLLGIQQGLVVLTKADSVDEDILELARMEAAEFVAGSFLEGAPILAVSGVTGAGLPALREAMAAMAGRAANRDTAVPFRLPIDRSFTLKGFGTVVTGTLTAGQLAVEQEVEVHPGGRLLRVRGVQVHGGAVSKASAGQRTAVNLAGVEASELARGMVLTPPGLFHATQAIDCSFTLLPGAQPLKHRAPIHFHAGTAEVEAQVRMLRGTDPLQPGTAGFVRLLLKEPLLLLPGDRFIARMFSPVITIGGGVVLDNAPPLRMKKPQVLERLALLETAALPARMALFAREDADGCTVAALVARMGVTPETLAAAAPAAGLVPVRAAEPRLIARSSLDAFAEQLRRMLAGFHRQNPLLRGMSRAAAPAPIFLLDTLVASMKDVVAEEDLLRLSSHRLQLKEEEDEAIGRIEALFREAGLTVPAVSEVLAKSGVDAVRARTLLQILLKDKKLVRVSADLIYHSEAVEQLRALLAQRKGARFGVSEFKEWTGVSRKYAIPLLEFLDRERVTRRDGEQRMIL; from the coding sequence ATGAAGAATATTATCGTCGGCACGGCAGGCCATATCGACCATGGCAAGACAACTTTGGTCCGGGCGCTCACCGGCATCGATACCGACCGGCTGGAGGAAGAGAAGCGCCGCGGCATCACCATCGACCTCGGATTTGCCCACCTGGAGCATGCCGGAGTGCGCTTTGGCTTCGTCGATGTGCCCGGCCACGAGCGATTCGTAAAGAACATGCTGGCCGGCGCCGGCGGCATCGATATGGTGTTGCTGGTGATCGGCGCCGACGAATCCATCAAGCCCCAAACGCGTGAGCACTTCGACATCTGCCGGTTGCTGGGCATCCAGCAGGGTCTGGTCGTCCTGACCAAAGCCGACTCCGTGGATGAAGACATTCTGGAACTCGCTCGCATGGAGGCCGCTGAATTCGTGGCCGGGTCCTTTCTCGAGGGCGCGCCGATTCTGGCGGTCAGCGGTGTGACGGGTGCCGGGCTGCCTGCGTTGCGCGAAGCAATGGCCGCCATGGCTGGCCGGGCCGCCAACCGCGACACGGCTGTGCCATTCCGTCTGCCCATCGACCGGTCGTTCACCCTGAAAGGCTTCGGAACCGTCGTCACCGGCACCTTGACGGCGGGCCAGTTAGCGGTCGAACAGGAGGTGGAAGTCCATCCCGGAGGACGCCTGCTGCGCGTTCGCGGCGTCCAGGTGCATGGCGGAGCCGTGAGTAAGGCGTCCGCCGGGCAGCGAACCGCCGTCAATCTGGCTGGCGTCGAAGCATCGGAACTGGCCCGTGGCATGGTGCTCACCCCGCCCGGACTCTTCCACGCCACCCAGGCCATCGACTGTTCGTTCACCCTGCTGCCCGGAGCGCAGCCGCTGAAACACCGCGCGCCCATCCATTTTCATGCCGGTACGGCCGAAGTGGAGGCGCAAGTCCGCATGCTGCGCGGTACCGATCCGCTGCAGCCCGGGACGGCCGGTTTTGTGCGGCTGTTACTGAAGGAACCACTCCTGCTGCTGCCCGGCGACCGCTTCATCGCTCGTATGTTCTCGCCGGTGATCACCATCGGCGGAGGTGTGGTGCTGGACAACGCTCCACCTCTTCGGATGAAGAAGCCGCAGGTTCTGGAACGGCTCGCTTTGCTCGAGACGGCCGCACTGCCAGCCCGGATGGCCTTGTTCGCCCGGGAAGACGCAGACGGATGTACTGTCGCGGCCCTCGTCGCGCGCATGGGCGTCACGCCGGAAACTCTGGCGGCTGCCGCACCGGCCGCCGGTCTGGTGCCGGTGCGAGCGGCGGAACCACGGCTGATTGCCCGGTCCTCGCTGGATGCCTTCGCGGAGCAACTGCGGCGCATGCTGGCCGGGTTCCACCGCCAGAATCCCCTGCTGCGCGGCATGTCCCGCGCAGCCGCCCCGGCGCCGATCTTCCTGCTCGATACCCTTGTGGCGTCGATGAAAGACGTCGTGGCCGAAGAGGATCTGCTGCGGCTGAGCTCGCACCGCCTTCAACTGAAGGAAGAGGAGGACGAAGCGATCGGCCGGATAGAGGCCCTGTTTCGCGAAGCCGGGCTGACCGTGCCGGCCGTTAGCGAGGTGCTGGCGAAGTCGGGCGTCGATGCGGTACGGGCCCGGACCCTCCTCCAGATCCTCTTGAAAGACAAGAAGTTGGTGCGTGTCTCGGCCGATCTCATCTACCACTCGGAGGCCGTCGAGCAGTTGCGGGCACTGCTGGCCCAGAGAAAGGGCGCTCGGTTTGGGGTGTCCGAGTTCAAGGAATGGACCGGCGTCTCGCGCAAGTACGCCATCCCACTGCTTGAGTTTCTCGATCGGGAACGGGTGACGCGCCGCGACGGTGAACAGCGAATGATTCTGTAA
- a CDS encoding DEAD/DEAH box helicase, with amino-acid sequence MSRRADLDAAIARLRAWMEEPNSPIRAIRHQPAKPGQFVPMPGGIPASLRKVLEEKGITQLYTHQGACFETLQDGGNPVVVTPTASGKTLCYNLPILHRLVADPEARALYLFPTKALAEDQLHEFHSIVEAMGSGVRAFTYDGDTPQDARKQIRERANVVLTNPDMLHAGILPHHTKWTKLFENLRYIVIDELHYYRGVYGSHLANVLRRLARICEFYGAKPQFICCSATIANPKTLAEALTGTEFRLVDQSGAPTGEKYFVFYNPPVVNRQLGIRRGYLNETRRIASEFIQRGQQTLVFANNRLATEVLLKYLKDACEKPGQAGTVRGYRGGYLPRERREIERGLRDGGIRAVVATNALELGIDIGSLDVVVMAGYPGSIASTWQRSGRAGRRLGTSLALMIASSAPLDQYVVEHPEYFFEGSPEHAQINPDNLEILINHLKCAAFELPIKDGSRFGPHDTAELCSFLEELRVVHHSGGAWHWTSDSYPADAISLRSVTSDNFVVIDITNEERLIAEVAFPAALVELHEKAIYLHEARQYQVEKMDYEGRKAYVRQVECDYFTDAIDYTQVKVLEEFDSVPVDTAKSAHGEVRVNRQIVGFKKVKFYTNENVGAGTLSLPEQEMHTTSFWLHFPVEFLDKFPDLTPTDKMNALSGLGNALRTVGSLLLMCDPRDLGVTLTEEISPDVRGFEPNLHLYDNFPGGIGQSAPLFQMTTQLLQGARQLIQACGCESGCPSCVGPAGETGARSKQSALEILAVLTGEPLPQVTSR; translated from the coding sequence TTGTCCCGACGGGCGGACCTCGATGCGGCGATCGCCCGCTTGCGAGCCTGGATGGAAGAGCCCAACTCGCCCATCCGTGCCATCCGCCACCAACCGGCCAAGCCGGGCCAGTTCGTCCCGATGCCTGGCGGCATTCCGGCGTCGTTACGGAAGGTTCTGGAAGAGAAGGGTATCACCCAGCTCTACACGCACCAGGGTGCCTGTTTCGAGACGCTCCAGGACGGCGGCAATCCAGTGGTGGTCACGCCCACGGCCAGCGGCAAGACGCTTTGCTACAACCTGCCGATCCTGCACCGTCTGGTGGCCGATCCGGAAGCCAGGGCGCTCTACCTCTTTCCCACCAAGGCTCTGGCCGAAGACCAACTCCACGAGTTCCACTCCATCGTGGAGGCCATGGGCTCCGGCGTCCGGGCGTTCACCTACGATGGCGACACGCCGCAAGACGCCCGCAAACAGATCCGCGAACGGGCCAACGTGGTCCTCACAAATCCCGACATGCTGCACGCCGGGATCCTGCCACACCACACCAAGTGGACCAAGCTGTTCGAGAACCTCCGCTACATCGTCATCGACGAGCTCCACTACTACCGAGGTGTATACGGCAGCCACCTGGCCAACGTGCTGCGGAGGCTGGCGCGCATCTGTGAGTTCTACGGAGCGAAACCTCAGTTCATCTGCTGCTCGGCCACCATTGCAAATCCTAAGACGCTGGCCGAGGCCCTCACGGGCACCGAGTTCCGGCTGGTCGACCAGAGCGGTGCGCCGACGGGCGAGAAGTACTTTGTTTTCTATAATCCACCCGTGGTCAACCGGCAGTTGGGCATCCGTCGCGGCTACCTGAACGAGACGCGCCGCATCGCCTCGGAGTTCATCCAGCGCGGGCAGCAGACCCTGGTCTTCGCCAACAACCGGCTGGCTACCGAGGTGCTGCTGAAGTATCTCAAGGACGCCTGTGAGAAGCCCGGTCAGGCCGGGACCGTGCGGGGCTACCGCGGCGGCTATCTGCCCCGCGAGCGCCGTGAAATCGAGCGCGGTTTGCGGGACGGCGGCATCCGCGCCGTGGTCGCCACCAACGCGCTGGAACTCGGCATCGACATCGGCTCCCTCGACGTGGTCGTCATGGCCGGCTACCCCGGCTCCATCGCGTCCACCTGGCAGCGCTCCGGTCGCGCGGGCCGGCGGCTGGGCACATCACTGGCCCTGATGATCGCCTCCAGCGCTCCATTGGATCAGTATGTGGTCGAGCACCCGGAGTATTTCTTCGAAGGCTCGCCAGAGCACGCCCAGATCAACCCCGACAACCTTGAGATTCTCATCAACCATCTAAAGTGCGCGGCCTTTGAACTGCCCATCAAGGACGGCAGCAGGTTCGGTCCGCACGATACCGCCGAGCTGTGTAGCTTCCTTGAGGAACTGCGCGTCGTCCACCATAGCGGCGGAGCCTGGCATTGGACCTCGGACAGCTACCCGGCCGACGCCATCAGCCTGCGTTCCGTCACCAGCGACAACTTCGTGGTCATTGACATCACCAACGAGGAGCGGCTCATCGCCGAAGTGGCCTTCCCGGCTGCCCTCGTCGAGTTGCACGAGAAGGCGATCTACCTGCACGAAGCCCGGCAGTATCAGGTGGAGAAGATGGACTACGAAGGTCGCAAGGCCTATGTCCGTCAAGTGGAGTGCGACTACTTCACCGACGCCATCGACTACACGCAAGTCAAAGTGCTGGAAGAGTTTGACTCCGTGCCGGTGGACACCGCCAAATCGGCCCACGGTGAGGTGCGCGTGAACCGGCAGATCGTGGGCTTCAAGAAGGTGAAGTTCTACACCAACGAGAATGTCGGCGCCGGGACGCTATCGCTACCTGAGCAGGAGATGCACACGACCTCGTTCTGGCTCCACTTTCCCGTTGAGTTCCTGGACAAGTTCCCTGACCTGACACCCACCGATAAGATGAATGCTCTCAGTGGCTTAGGAAACGCTTTACGGACCGTGGGATCGCTGCTGCTGATGTGCGACCCGCGCGACCTGGGCGTCACCCTGACGGAAGAGATCTCGCCGGACGTACGCGGCTTCGAGCCGAATCTGCACCTGTACGACAACTTCCCCGGCGGCATCGGCCAGAGCGCGCCGTTGTTCCAGATGACCACGCAACTGCTCCAGGGTGCCCGCCAGCTCATCCAGGCGTGCGGGTGCGAGAGCGGCTGCCCGAGTTGTGTGGGCCCGGCAGGGGAGACCGGAGCGCGCAGCAAGCAATCGGCCCTCGAAATCCTGGCCGTGCTCACAGGCGAGCCGCTGCCCCAAGTCACTTCACGGTGA
- a CDS encoding PilZ domain-containing protein has protein sequence MKVVDHPRKNLLDRTTVSDQRRSRRFELRLPLELVRAGSRLISHSGETKNVSSGGVLFTDPVEPIELGQPIEYMISLPTGKSMGDVRIRCMGKVVRRDDDGQAMAATLERYEFVRMSTASA, from the coding sequence ATGAAAGTAGTTGACCATCCCCGGAAAAACCTCTTAGATAGAACTACAGTGTCAGACCAAAGAAGATCGAGAAGATTTGAGTTGAGGCTACCGCTTGAACTGGTGCGGGCTGGTTCGCGGTTGATTTCACACTCTGGGGAGACCAAAAACGTGAGTTCCGGGGGTGTCCTTTTTACGGACCCCGTTGAACCAATCGAATTGGGTCAGCCTATTGAGTACATGATCAGCCTGCCAACCGGCAAGTCCATGGGCGACGTGCGGATCCGTTGCATGGGCAAAGTCGTGCGCCGAGACGACGACGGTCAAGCCATGGCCGCTACTCTGGAACGCTACGAGTTCGTCCGGATGAGCACAGCCAGCGCCTAG
- a CDS encoding class I fructose-bisphosphate aldolase produces MSSTKIVELLGSHAESLLGFSQPKISKERLHVPGPDFVDRIYAQSDRNNRVLGNLQWMFQAGRLAGTGYMSILPVDQGIEHSGGASFAKNPDYFDAENIVKLAIYGGCNAVASTFGVLGFVARKYAHKIPFIVKVNHNELLTYPNKADQIMFGTVKQAYDMGAAAIGATIYFGSDQSSRQIVEVSQAFALAHEYGMATVLWCYLRNSAFKKDKDYHVSADLTGQANHLGVTIEADIIKQKLPENNGGYLALNAGDSSYGKLDKRIYSELTSDHPIDLTRYQVANCYMGRAGLINSGGASGANDFAEAVATAVINKRAGGTGLISGRKAFQRPMKEGVELLNTIQDVYLDSSITVA; encoded by the coding sequence ATGAGCTCTACCAAGATTGTTGAACTGCTGGGTAGCCACGCCGAATCGTTGCTGGGCTTCTCTCAACCGAAGATTTCGAAAGAACGGCTGCACGTACCCGGGCCGGATTTCGTCGATCGTATCTACGCCCAATCCGATCGCAACAACCGCGTGCTGGGCAACCTGCAGTGGATGTTCCAGGCGGGCCGTCTGGCCGGCACGGGCTATATGTCGATTCTGCCCGTTGACCAGGGGATCGAGCACTCAGGCGGTGCGAGCTTCGCGAAGAACCCGGACTACTTCGACGCCGAGAACATCGTGAAGCTGGCGATTTACGGCGGCTGCAATGCGGTGGCTTCGACGTTTGGCGTGCTGGGCTTCGTGGCCCGGAAGTACGCTCACAAGATCCCGTTCATTGTGAAGGTGAACCACAACGAGCTGCTCACATATCCGAACAAGGCCGATCAAATCATGTTCGGCACGGTGAAGCAGGCCTACGACATGGGTGCGGCGGCGATTGGCGCGACGATCTACTTCGGGTCGGATCAGAGCTCGCGGCAGATTGTCGAAGTGAGTCAGGCGTTCGCGCTGGCACACGAGTACGGCATGGCGACAGTGCTGTGGTGCTACCTGCGGAACAGCGCGTTCAAGAAGGACAAGGACTATCACGTGTCGGCCGATCTGACGGGCCAGGCCAATCACCTGGGCGTGACGATCGAGGCGGACATCATCAAGCAGAAGCTACCCGAGAACAACGGCGGCTACCTGGCGCTGAACGCGGGCGATTCGAGCTACGGCAAGCTGGACAAGCGGATCTATAGCGAACTGACGAGTGACCATCCGATTGATCTCACTCGTTACCAGGTGGCGAACTGCTACATGGGCCGCGCCGGGCTGATCAACAGCGGCGGCGCGTCGGGCGCGAACGACTTCGCCGAGGCCGTGGCCACGGCAGTGATCAACAAGCGCGCCGGCGGCACTGGCCTGATCTCGGGGCGCAAGGCGTTCCAGCGGCCGATGAAGGAAGGCGTGGAACTGTTGAACACGATCCAGGACGTGTACCTGGATAGTTCGATCACTGTGGCGTAA
- a CDS encoding VWA domain-containing protein — MRPVFVLMFAAMAAAAQSPAPQPARPPGGGWRKVENPKSTQTPPAAAPKAPETAKPAAPGAESTETPTFKASTALVRVDVQVINNKQPLTGLTAADFVLKEEGVDRRIEYFGRETEPLQVMLLLDVSGSMGKLLREMAGVAQEALSSLQPADQVGVALFSRKAELAQELTGERRLAVVALKDAPLDHDLGAGTDINESILQVTEYLKEQPPFAGRRALIILTDNGGMHYQVPDEKVVRALSETDMVLNAIVPPGTKPPAPMPKGPEVNPDFTPANVFRLAEDTGGEVLRADKAGARFQEMMERIRNRYSLGITATAAPEGAFRRLEVELSVEARRRYPKAEVHARPGYYALGRTDSAQATPPAVQQ; from the coding sequence ATGAGGCCGGTGTTCGTACTTATGTTCGCCGCGATGGCGGCGGCGGCGCAATCGCCCGCACCGCAACCGGCTCGCCCGCCGGGCGGCGGATGGCGGAAGGTGGAGAATCCGAAGTCGACCCAAACGCCCCCGGCGGCAGCCCCCAAGGCGCCGGAAACGGCCAAGCCGGCCGCGCCGGGAGCGGAGTCGACGGAGACGCCGACGTTCAAGGCCAGCACCGCGTTGGTGCGCGTCGATGTCCAGGTGATCAACAACAAACAGCCGCTCACGGGGCTGACCGCGGCGGATTTCGTGCTGAAGGAAGAAGGCGTCGACCGGCGCATCGAGTACTTCGGCCGGGAGACCGAACCGCTGCAGGTGATGCTGCTGCTAGACGTATCGGGCAGCATGGGCAAGCTGCTGCGTGAGATGGCCGGCGTTGCGCAGGAAGCGCTCTCCAGCCTGCAACCGGCGGATCAGGTGGGCGTCGCGCTCTTCTCCCGCAAGGCCGAGTTGGCCCAGGAGCTGACCGGTGAGCGGCGCTTGGCCGTGGTGGCCTTGAAGGACGCGCCGCTGGATCACGACCTGGGCGCCGGGACGGACATCAACGAGTCGATCCTGCAGGTAACCGAGTATCTGAAAGAGCAGCCCCCATTTGCCGGACGCCGGGCTCTGATCATCCTCACCGACAATGGCGGCATGCACTACCAGGTTCCGGACGAGAAAGTGGTGCGCGCGCTTTCCGAGACCGATATGGTGTTGAACGCCATTGTTCCGCCTGGGACGAAGCCGCCCGCGCCGATGCCCAAGGGCCCGGAGGTGAATCCCGATTTCACCCCGGCGAACGTCTTCCGCCTGGCGGAGGACACGGGGGGCGAGGTGCTGAGGGCAGACAAAGCGGGCGCGCGCTTCCAGGAGATGATGGAGCGGATTCGCAATCGCTACAGCCTGGGTATCACGGCCACGGCGGCTCCGGAAGGCGCGTTCCGCCGGCTGGAAGTGGAACTGAGCGTGGAAGCGCGGCGGCGCTACCCGAAGGCTGAAGTCCATGCGCGGCCGGGCTACTATGCGCTGGGGCGAACAGACTCAGCACAGGCGACTCCGCCCGCCGTTCAGCAATAG
- a CDS encoding DUF362 domain-containing protein: MTRRDLFALPAAAALGLAKPAPASTVSIARLRAYDAKVYDTLRTMFDQVGGLAPIVRNKTVALKLNLTGNPARFPVKAELPYRTDPGSVLATCQLMARAGAKRIRILESFFPAKSDRELWARYGLDIKAIENCGTKVEWENTNNLGLGTQYTRMKVPGGGRIFPSYDLNHSFADCDAYVSMSKLKNHWLAGVTMTMKNNFGLTPCSLYGGDAGPSGNEDPRQERGPVGHNGTRTPPKGVPQELDPSTPREPGFRIPRIVVDLCAIRPVDLSIVDGIETIRGGEGEWNQGVEIMKPGLLLVGRNQVCTDTVCTAVMGYDPRATRGQGPFIRGDNTLLLAEAAGLGSARLEDIEIAGLKLKDAKIDFGPGAVGKRVFAA, encoded by the coding sequence ATGACCCGTCGCGATCTCTTCGCCCTGCCCGCCGCCGCAGCCCTGGGTTTGGCCAAGCCGGCCCCCGCGTCCACCGTTTCCATCGCCCGCCTGCGCGCCTACGACGCCAAGGTTTACGACACGCTCCGCACCATGTTCGACCAGGTGGGCGGACTCGCCCCCATCGTCCGCAACAAGACCGTCGCCCTCAAGCTGAACCTCACCGGCAACCCGGCGCGTTTCCCGGTCAAGGCCGAGCTGCCTTATCGCACGGATCCGGGCAGCGTCCTGGCCACCTGCCAGTTGATGGCCCGCGCCGGCGCCAAGCGCATCCGCATTCTTGAGAGCTTCTTCCCCGCCAAGTCGGACCGCGAACTCTGGGCGCGCTACGGCCTCGACATCAAAGCGATAGAAAACTGCGGGACCAAGGTCGAGTGGGAGAACACCAACAATCTCGGCCTGGGCACCCAGTACACCCGCATGAAGGTGCCGGGCGGCGGCCGCATCTTCCCCTCCTACGACCTCAACCACTCGTTCGCCGACTGCGACGCCTACGTCTCCATGTCCAAGCTGAAGAACCACTGGCTGGCCGGCGTCACCATGACGATGAAGAACAACTTCGGCCTCACGCCCTGCTCACTCTATGGCGGCGATGCCGGCCCCAGCGGCAATGAGGATCCCCGCCAGGAGCGTGGTCCGGTAGGCCACAACGGCACGCGCACCCCGCCCAAGGGCGTCCCCCAGGAGCTCGACCCCAGCACTCCGCGCGAGCCCGGTTTCCGGATCCCTCGCATCGTCGTCGATCTCTGCGCCATTCGTCCCGTCGATCTGTCCATCGTCGACGGTATCGAGACCATCCGCGGCGGTGAGGGCGAATGGAATCAGGGCGTCGAGATCATGAAGCCGGGCCTGCTGCTGGTTGGCCGCAATCAGGTCTGTACAGACACCGTTTGCACGGCCGTGATGGGCTACGATCCACGCGCCACTCGCGGCCAGGGCCCCTTCATCCGCGGCGACAACACCCTGCTGCTGGCCGAAGCCGCCGGTCTTGGCTCCGCCCGCCTCGAAGACATCGAAATCGCGGGTCTCAAGCTCAAGGACGCCAAAATCGACTTTGGCCCGGGCGCCGTCGGCAAACGTGTCTTCGCCGCCTGA
- a CDS encoding IPT/TIG domain-containing protein: MKSVHIGILAAVALLAPPADGQTLKATPASLNYTYTLGSATFPAAQTLAVAPASGPAVTFTAAITGAPWLTVTPDSAKTNASLKVSVNPTSLAVGTYTTIIMLTPTGGTTLNVAVTLSVKAPPATLVVTPSPVTLTYTRGDPAPSPVALSLSGGGALLSFTVTISGASWLKATPKSGIIFPAFSSQVALTVDPTGLTPGTYKGSIKIDAPTAANKTQTVSFELTVNPGAPALNAIFPAGATQGSAATTITLTGSNFYSASTVTANGQTLSSTLLGPTVLQASIPPSLMASAGTLNIAVTNPNPGGGVSTDATFTVYSPGPRITGITNGASFQSGSIAPGEFVSIFGTGLGPDSIVTFQPPVGATPIASTLAGVQVFFGAAPAPLVFVSSTQIAAMVPYDVVGPGLNVLVDYNGTSSWVYPVSVAPTAPGLFALGSSGTGAGAVFNENASTGELTLNTETNAALKGTTIWLYTTGIGATTPAGVDGEIVTAESNLTAPTATLNIGGTDVTPAYFGPAPGLVSGLMLIKAAVPSTIPSGKAVPVLLTLGLVTSQVGVTVTVK; encoded by the coding sequence TTGAAAAGCGTTCACATCGGAATTCTGGCGGCAGTGGCACTGCTTGCCCCGCCAGCCGACGGCCAGACTCTCAAGGCGACGCCGGCAAGTCTGAACTACACATACACTTTGGGATCCGCCACGTTTCCCGCCGCGCAGACTCTGGCGGTTGCGCCGGCCAGCGGTCCGGCCGTGACGTTCACGGCCGCTATCACCGGTGCGCCGTGGCTGACGGTAACGCCTGACAGTGCCAAGACGAATGCCAGCCTCAAAGTGAGCGTCAACCCCACCAGCCTGGCCGTGGGCACCTACACAACGATCATCATGCTGACCCCGACAGGTGGCACCACCTTGAACGTGGCCGTCACCTTGTCGGTCAAAGCGCCGCCCGCGACGCTGGTGGTGACGCCCAGCCCCGTGACGCTTACGTATACGCGCGGCGATCCGGCGCCCTCCCCAGTGGCCCTGAGTCTGAGCGGAGGTGGGGCCCTATTGTCCTTTACTGTCACCATCTCCGGAGCCTCCTGGCTCAAGGCAACGCCCAAGAGCGGCATCATATTTCCGGCCTTCAGCTCGCAGGTAGCACTCACCGTCGACCCCACTGGTCTCACGCCGGGTACTTACAAGGGGTCCATCAAAATTGATGCTCCGACCGCTGCCAACAAGACCCAAACGGTCAGCTTCGAGCTGACGGTGAATCCGGGAGCGCCTGCCTTGAACGCGATCTTCCCGGCCGGTGCCACGCAGGGCTCGGCCGCAACGACGATCACCTTGACGGGCAGCAACTTCTACTCCGCTTCGACGGTAACGGCCAACGGGCAGACCCTGTCTTCCACTCTTCTGGGGCCTACCGTTCTGCAGGCGAGCATCCCGCCGTCCCTGATGGCATCGGCCGGCACCTTAAATATCGCCGTGACCAACCCGAATCCAGGCGGCGGCGTCTCGACGGATGCGACGTTTACGGTCTATTCACCCGGCCCTCGCATCACCGGCATCACGAACGGAGCGAGTTTCCAGTCGGGATCGATTGCTCCCGGCGAGTTTGTGAGTATATTTGGCACCGGCTTGGGGCCGGACTCCATCGTGACCTTCCAGCCACCTGTCGGCGCGACGCCGATCGCGAGCACTTTGGCCGGAGTCCAGGTCTTCTTTGGCGCGGCACCTGCGCCGCTGGTCTTTGTTTCCTCCACGCAGATCGCGGCGATGGTGCCCTACGACGTCGTTGGGCCGGGTCTCAACGTGTTGGTGGACTACAACGGAACGTCCTCGTGGGTCTATCCGGTGTCGGTGGCACCCACCGCGCCGGGCCTGTTCGCGCTCGGTTCATCGGGGACGGGCGCCGGGGCGGTCTTCAACGAGAACGCCTCCACCGGAGAACTGACGCTCAACACGGAAACCAACGCGGCTCTGAAGGGGACGACTATCTGGCTCTACACCACGGGAATAGGGGCCACCACGCCCGCGGGTGTCGACGGAGAGATCGTCACTGCGGAGTCCAATCTGACAGCCCCAACGGCCACGCTGAACATTGGCGGTACGGACGTGACACCGGCTTATTTCGGGCCGGCACCCGGCCTGGTTTCGGGCCTCATGCTGATCAAGGCCGCAGTGCCGTCCACAATTCCGTCGGGCAAGGCAGTGCCTGTTTTGTTGACCTTGGGTTTGGTGACCAGTCAGGTGGGCGTCACGGTCACCGTGAAGTGA
- a CDS encoding tyrosine-type recombinase/integrase, protein MSELRRWVDSYLAELARIDSSVHTVRNYRTDLEQFVAYFSRGGLNPPEPKDFDQLILREWLADLYTQGLAKPTIRRKLAAVRSLFDHCLRQGVITLNRAKLLTTPRMPSKLPDVPTEEQTNHLIDDIAKGALERPCPSRDLAIFELLYGCGLRISELVGLSVGDFDMSEAWVRVLGKRKKERQIPVPGKAMAALRACLEARQPSEGETAIFLNHRGRRLTDRGARGILKMYAVALSPDSGLHPHSLRHAYATHLLSAGADLRAIQELLGHASLSTTQKYTHLSLTDLMNVYDKAHPRA, encoded by the coding sequence ATGTCTGAGCTTCGGCGCTGGGTCGACTCCTATCTCGCCGAACTTGCCCGCATCGACTCCTCCGTCCATACCGTACGAAACTATCGGACCGATCTTGAGCAGTTCGTAGCCTACTTTTCCCGCGGCGGCCTCAACCCACCGGAACCAAAGGACTTTGACCAGTTGATTCTGCGTGAATGGCTGGCCGATCTATATACCCAGGGCCTCGCCAAACCCACCATCCGCCGGAAACTCGCAGCCGTCCGCAGTCTCTTCGACCACTGCCTGCGCCAAGGCGTCATCACCCTGAATCGCGCCAAGCTGCTCACCACTCCGCGCATGCCCAGCAAACTGCCGGACGTGCCGACAGAGGAGCAGACCAATCACCTGATCGACGACATTGCCAAGGGGGCGCTGGAACGGCCCTGCCCCAGTCGCGACCTCGCCATCTTTGAACTGCTCTACGGCTGTGGCCTGCGCATCAGTGAACTGGTGGGGCTCAGCGTAGGCGATTTCGACATGTCCGAAGCCTGGGTCCGCGTGCTGGGCAAAAGGAAGAAGGAACGGCAGATCCCGGTCCCCGGCAAGGCAATGGCGGCCCTGCGCGCCTGCCTGGAAGCGCGTCAACCGTCCGAGGGCGAAACCGCCATCTTCCTGAACCACCGGGGCCGACGCCTGACAGACCGGGGAGCCCGAGGCATTCTCAAGATGTACGCCGTCGCGCTGTCGCCAGACTCCGGCCTGCATCCGCACTCGCTCCGCCACGCCTACGCCACCCATCTCCTAAGCGCTGGCGCCGACCTGCGCGCCATCCAGGAACTGTTGGGCCACGCCTCCTTGTCGACAACCCAGAAGTACACGCACCTCTCGCTGACCGACCTGATGAACGTCTACGATAAGGCCCATCCACGGGCCTGA